Part of the Cloacibacterium caeni genome is shown below.
TGAAACTTCTAAAATTTATTTTGTTCCCACTCATTCTTTAGAATTGATAGAAGTGGCTGCTTTGAAAGAAGCGCATAAGCAGAATCAAATCGAGAAAAGAGAGCCAGTTGTTTTAGCATTTGATGTTTTAGTTCAATTTCTCGTGACTTTGGCAGTTGGCGAAGGTTTTAGAGAAGAAGAAATCAAAAAACAAGTCAAAGAAACTTTCTGTTTTCGAGAAATGAGCGATGAAGAATGGAAATGGATTTTGCAGTTCATCACTGTTGGTGGAAAATCCCTAAAAAGCTATGAAGAATTCCAAAAAGTAATCATAGAAGACGATATTTACAAAGTCAAAAGCAGAAGAATTGCGATGCTTCATCGTATGAATTTAGGCGCGATTGTAAGTGATGTAATGATGAAAGTGAAATTTTTCGGCGGTGGTTACATTGGCATGATTGAAGAGTTTTTTATTTCCCGTTTGAACAAAGGAGATGCTTTTATTTTAGCAGGAAGAGTTTTAGAAATTGTGAATATCAAAGAACAAGAAGTACAGGTAAAATTAAGCTCAAAAAAACGCGGAATTGCAGCAAGTTACGCAGGTGGAAGGTTGCCCATGACTTCCTATTTGTCTCATTTTTTACGAGAAAAATTAGATGATTCTCTTTCCCCAAATCCTAAAGAAAAAGAACTAAAATTTCTACAACCGTTGCTTCTAGACCAAGAAGGCGTTTCGCACATTCCAAAATCTGATGAATTTTTGGTAGAACTCATCGAAAACAAATACGGAAATCACCTTTTTATGTATCCATTTGAAGGAAGATTGGTTCACGAAGTGATGTCTGCTTTAGTAGCATACAGAATTTCTAAAATTTTCCCAATTTCTTTTACCATGGCGATGAATGATTACGGTTTTGAACTGAGTAGCGACCAACCGATTCCTTTAGAAAAAAAGCATTTGCAACAAATATTGAGCAAAGAAAATCTCATTCAAGATGTAATGGCAAGTATCAATGCTGCGGAAATGGCCAAAAGAAAATTTCGAGATATTGCGGTGATTTCTGGCTTGGTTTTACAAAATTATTACGGCAACAAAAAGAAATTTAAAAGCATTCAATCTTCGTCAAACCTTATTTTTAAAGTGTTGGAAGATTACGAACCAGACAATTTACTTTTGAGACAAGCTTACACCGAAGTTTTTAACAATCAGTTAGAAGAAGTACGATTAAGAGAAGCTTTTGAGAGAATTTCTTCCTCTAAAATTGTATTCGAAAAAACCACCCAATTTACACCGCTGAGTTTCCCCATAAAAGTAGACAGCCTTCGTCAATCGCTTTCTAGTGAAGATTTATTGACCAGAATCGAAAGAATGAAAACCGCTGGAATCCCTAAAAAAAGAAATCGTTTTTCTCGATAATTTTTCTCGTATTTTTGCAACATGATTTCTGAAATTTCTATCAATTTTGCTGGTGAACAATTGGCACTCAATCAATACCGAAGTATTTTTTGGGACAAAGAAAAATCTTTGATTTTGTCTGATTTACATTTAGGAAAAACAGCACATTTCAGAAAAAACGGAATTGCTTTACCGAATGGTGTGATTGAAAAAGATTTAGAAAATCTACAAAAATTAATAGAACATTATCAACCTGAAAAAATAATCATTGTAGGCGATTTATTCCACGCAGAACTGAATTCTGAAATAGAAATTTTCAGAAAGTGGTTTGAAAGTTTTAATACGATAAAATGGTTGCTCGTCAAGGGAAATCACGACAGATTTTCAGATGAATTCGGAATTGAAGAAACTGAAATCTATGAAACCGAAACTTTAATTTTCTCTCACGAATCTTTAGATTCCCTTCAAAAACCACAAATTGGTGGGCATATTCATCCTGGCGTTTCATTGATGGCTCAAAACCGACAAAAATTGAAATTTCCTTGCTTTTTAGTATCGGAAAATCAAATTATTTTGCCTGCATTTTCTCAATTTACGGGACTTGACACCAATTTTGAGAAAAAGCAAAATTCCACTTTTAAAAAATACATTATTACCGCTGAAAAGTTAATTGAATGGTAAAAAAAAGCCCGCAATAAATTGCGGACTCGATATATATAATGTGCTTCTAGATTGAAATTTGTCCTTCTACTCCATCACTGTTATCGGTTTTGTTACCAGTAACAATCGCAGTAGCAAATGACAATAAAGAAACGAGTTTACCAGCTTTAGTATCCCAATAATAAACATCTTCTGGTGCAATTCTCAGAATAGAAACATTCGGGTCATCTTTGCCATCAAACCAAGCATTGGCAAATACACTCCATTTTTGTTCTATTGTAGATTTATCATCATAGATAAACGCTTTGCCATATACAGAAAGATATTCGCTGTCGCTATTATTCATAAAATAAAGTTGCACTCTAGAATCTCTTTCGATTTCCATATTTTTATTGCTTTCTTTGCTCGAAATAAACCAAAGATTTCCTTCATCATCACATTCTTGCAAACTCATAGGTCTAGAGTTGGATGGCAATTGGTCTAATTCGGTCACAAACATACACGTTCTCGCTTTTTCTGAAAGCTCTTTAAGCTTTTCTATGGCTTCTTTTTGAAATAAATTTTGGGTTGACATAAATTTTGTGATTTGGTGATTGATATAATGTATTTGTGTTGTTTAATATGTTTTAATGTTTAAAATTCCATTAAATCCTAAGAAAAGATTTCTGATTTTGTCATAAAAATTCACCGTTTCTAGATTAATCATTTCGTTGGTTTCTTCTATTTCTGTAATAATTTTATTTCTCAGTCTTCTAATAGAAAAAGAATTGATAGCCAATCTTTTTTTGCTTCTATTCTTTTTTTCAATGAGCAATTGAGAACTCATCATCGGATTGAGATGAAAACTAATGATTTGTTCGTCTGGAAAATTGGTTTCTTCTAAATCTCTTATTTGAAACCAATCATAACATGTAGTTTTTTGATTATCATCGGTAACGCAGATTCTAATCAGGTCGCCATTTTCTATTTTTCCCGTTTTTTCTTCTCCATGCTTGTTGCAGAGTTGAAAATGACAATGTTCCTTTTCTTTAACCAAGTTCCAATGCTCTACGTTGTAGAGATTTTGCTTTAAATTTTTAAAAATTTCTTTAGCATTGTTGTCATTTTCTAGTAGAATTTCTGAGATAGAACTGCTTTTGGTTAAGGTAATTTGAGGAATTTTATTTTCGTTCATAGCAAGAGTTTTTGATGTTAAAAATTAAAGGTCAATTTGTTCCGAAGTCCATTTTACGGCTGTCTCGTAATCTTTTTTATCAAATCCTTTAAATTCGCCAATCATAATTTTACTAAAAACTTCTGTAAAATTTTGTACCGTTTCAGAATCATAAACGATGGCTGCTCTGTTCCATTTAGTTAATGTCTTTACGCCCAACATTGCATCTTGGAACCAAGCTCCTGCTGTAAATTTGGATAAATCTGTTTCGATGACCAACATGTAATTCAACTTATCTTTTTCCTCAATAAATTTTTCTACTTCTGGCATTACTACGTCTATAAAATCTTTTGCTGAAACTTCGTCAGTGGCTAAAAAGCCCACCATGTTATCTGGTAATTCTTTGATTCTAGTAATCATTACTTTTATTTTTTGACAAATTTCAGAGTTTAAGCTCCGAAACATATTACAGAATATTTAGGATAATTTATATAATTTTGTAAAATGCAATTTCAAGATTATTTCCCATCGTTTTCTGAAGCTTTAGCGACTATTTATTCCAAAGAAGAAAGCAGAATTCTTTACCGATATTTCTTAGAAGATTTTCAAGAAAGAAAGCTAGTAAATCTGGCTTCGGAATTTGAAAAAGTAACTGAAGAACTCAAAAAAGGAAAACCATATCAACAGATTTTGGGATATACAGAATTTTATGGAAATAGATTTTTTGTAGACGAAAACGTCTTAATTCCTCGTCCTGAAACAGAAGAATTGCTAGAATTGGCGATTAATAAGATTCGAGATTCGAGATTCGAGATTCGAGATTTTAAAATTCTTGACGTTGGAACAGGAAGCGGAATCATTCCGATTACCTTGAAAAAACATTTCCCAGATACGGAAGTTTTTGCAATGGACATTTCTGAAAAAGCACTTGAAATTGCTCAGAAGAATGCAGACTTTCATCAAACTGAAATTAAATTTTTAAAAGCAGATTATCTGAATACAAATTTGACCGAAAAATATGATGTGATCATCTCAAATCCTCCTTACATTGGCATAGATGAAAATACGGAAATCGAAGATTCTGTAAAAGGTTTTGAGCCCAATATTGCACTATTCTCACCAACTTCTGATGCACTTATTTTCTACCGAAAAATTGCAAAAGACTGTGAAAATCATCTCAATAAAAACGGTTTATTTTTTCTTGAAATCAATCAAAAATTAGGAAAAGAAACGCTCGAATTATTCAAAAATTTCTCAGAAAGCAAATTGGTAAAAGATTTATCTGGAAATGATAGATTTGTGATGGGAAGAAAGTAATTTCTCTCGCTGATTAAGCAAATTTTGCAGATTATTTATAATAAAAAAGTCGGACTAAAATCCGACTTACTATTTTTAATTTTTGAATTCTTTATTATAAACTACCCAATTTTCTTCTTCACAAAAACTTGGTAACTCATGTAAATCAAAGGAAGTGACATCACAAGCAAATAAACTGCATTATTCATGGCAATTTCTGGTTCTAGTGCAACTGCATAAACCAATCCAAAAGCAGCGCCACCTAAATGCGCAGCGTGACCAATATTATCATGTGGTCTTGGGTTAAGCATCATGTAAACGGAATATCCAAAATATAAGGCTCCAAAAATATAACCCGGCAAGAAATTTACTTCAATTTCGTTAGGCGCATAAGCTACTGCCGCAAATAAAATCCCAGAAACGCCACCACTCGCTCCAATTGCCGAATACCAGCTTTGTCTTTTATACAAATACAAGGAAAATAAATTCCCAATAACAATTGAGCCTAAATAAACCAACAAAAATCCGGAAACACCATACACATATAACACAACTGGCGCAAAGATATACAATGTTAACATATTGAAAAACAAATGTCCCCAATCTGCATGAAGAAATCCTGCAGAAAGCAATCTAATGTATTCTTTTCGATTTTGTATCGCCGAAACATTGAACTTATATTTTTCAAAAAGTTGAATATTTTGGAATCCCATAATACTGATGATTACAGTTATGGCTATGATTATTAATAATATTGGATGCATACTTTTTTAATTATTCGTTATTTTCATCAATGGAGAACAAATCTCCGATTTGACCTTCTTCTGGAATTTCATTAACTTCAGAATCTGCATTCGCTTCTTCACTTTCAGATTCCTCCGCTTCTGAAACTTCTTCTTCCAAAGGTTCTGGAATAGTGATGTTAATAGATTTTACTTTTTCTTTGATAAACTGATTTCCGATGGCTTTAATGCCTTTGACTGCGATAAATTCATCAATATTAATGATTTCTGGCTCTTTTTCTTTTCCAGATTTATCTTTCGGGAAGATAATTTCAGCAGTACAACCATCAGAAGTTCCCACAAATTCTACGAAAGATTTCGGATGTTCACTTGGCATAAAATGCTGAACGTTTATAGTGTTTTCCAGCAAGAAACGTTTGATGAAATAGATTCCTTTTTCGCCATCAAAATAGATACACGTAATCGGTTGTTCTGGCTTCCATTTTTCGAGAATTAAATATTCATCATCAAAACGATTGAGCAAGTCAAAAGTCACCAACTTGGCTTCACCATTTTGATTTATGGTTAATATCTTATCATCTCCTTTGAAACTTCCTAATAATGTACCTCTTCCGTCTGCATTCAGTCTGCGAACCGTATCATCAAACCAAATTTTTCTTGGAGCCAATGTAGAAACGCCTTCTTCCTTCAAATCAACTTTCTTCACGGCGTATTTGGTTACGAGATTTCCTCTGGAATCTCTTCCTTTAATCGCTAATTCTGAGAAATCAATCTCAATTTTATTTTTTCTAACTCTAGAATTTGGTTTCAATAAAACGGTTACGGTTTCTGCTTCACCATTTGGATTAGCAGAGAAATACAACATTTCTGAACCTTTTTTATCCGAAGCCAATTTGTAGTCTGTATTTCTGGTAACACCTGTTACAGAAAAACGTTTCATGTAGTAAGGACCTTCTTTACCTTCTCGATAAATCATATTGTAAACAGTACGTTTGTCTCCTTTTTTGAAAACGCCAACATGTACAATATTTTTTCCGATGAAAGTTTTGGCTTCTACTTTTACCACTTTCATCGTTCCATCTTTTTGGAAAGTGATGATGTCATCAATATCAGAACAATCAAAAACGTATTCGTCTTTTTTAAGCGAAGTTCCTATGAAACCTTCTTCTCTATTGACATAGAATTTTTCGTTAGCCAAAACGACTTTGGTAGCATCGATGTTATCAAAAACTCTAAGTTCTGTTTTACGCTCTTTGTCTTTTCCGTATTTTTTCTGAATATTGGTAAAATAATCGATGGCATAAGCAATGAGATTCGCTAAGTGATGTTTCACCTGTTCCATTTTACCTTCTAGAGCGAGAATATTTTCTTCGGCTTTATCTCTATCATAACGAGAAATTCTCATGAAAGGAAGTTCCGTCAACTTGATGATATCTTCCACCGTAATAGCTCTCATCAATTTTTTAATGAAAGGTTTCAGCGCTTTATCAATCGCTTCATAGACTTCTTCTTTAGAATTTTTACCTTTAATTTCTTGGTAAATTTCATTCTCAATGAAGATTCTCTCTAAACTCGCAAAATGCCACTTTTCTTCGAGCTCGTGGAGTTCTATTTCTAATTCTTTTTTGAGCAAAGAAACGGTGTGGTCTGTATTTCTTCTCAAAATTTCAGAAACCGAAAGGAACTCTGGTTTGTCGCCAACAATAACACAAGCATTCGGCGAAATAGAAACTTCGCAATCGGTGAAAGCGTATAACGCATCTATGGTTTTATCAGGAGAAACGTCATTGGCTAAATGAATATTAATTTCTACCTTATCAGAAGTATTGTCTTCTATTTTTTTGATTTTGATTTTCCCTTTTTCGTTGGCTTTAATTACAGAATCAATTAAATCGCCTGTATTTTTAGAAAAAGGAAGCTCGGTAATGCAAAGGGTGTTTTTATCTTTTTGAATAATTCTGGCTCTCGTACGAAGTTTCCCGCCACGTTGACCATCATTATAATTGCTTACATCTAATAAACCTCCCGTTTGAAAATCTGGATAGAGTTCAAATTTTTTTCCTTTCAAATAAGCTACAGAAGCGCTCAACAGTTCATTAAAATTATGAGGCATAATTTTGGTAGAAAGTCCTACTCCAATTCCTTCTACACCTTGAGCCAAAAGCAAAGGAAATTTTACAGGTAAGTCAATCGGTTCATTATTTCTACCATCATAAGATTTGCTCCATTCTGTAGTTTTCGGGTTGAAAACGACTTCCAAAGCAAAAGGAGTCAATCTAGCTTCAATATATCTAGCTGCCGCTGCTGAATCTCCTGTATAGACATTTCCCCAGTTTCCTTGGGTATCAATGAGCAATTCTTTTTGGCCAATTTGTACCATTGCATCCGTAATAGAAGCATCACCATGAGGGTGGTATTTCATGGTATTTCCTACAATATTGGCAACTTTATTATATCTACCGTCCTCTAATTCGCGCATAGAATGCATAATTCTACGCTGTACTGGCTTAAAACCATCATAAATAGACGGAATGGCTCTGTCTAGAATTACGTATGATGCGTAATCTAAAAACCAATCTTTGTATAAACCTGATACTTTTTTTAAGGATTCTTCCTTATGCTCGTGTCCTTCCATTATTAACCTTGCGTTTTACCTTCTCTGTTTGCTTCTCTATTGGCCTTTATAATTTTTTTCAAAGAAAATTTTAAATCTTTTATTTCTTTATCGGTGAGATAAGATATATCATACTTCAATACAGCAATGTGCTCTTTTTTACTTTTTATTTTGATATATAATTTTTTAAATACAATGGCATTTACCACTTCATAAGAGAGAATTTTATACTTAGGAAACTCATCTCTAATCTCTTTGCTGAGAAAAGGAATAATGTTTCTATTTTTAAAATTTACCGCCTCTCCATCACTGTCATACTCGAAAATCTGTCGGCCTCTCACCAAAAAAAGAATGAGCAATACAACAGGAAGCAGGACAAATAAAACACTTTCATTACCGAACATTGCCAATCTGGTTTTTTCTAAAATAAAACCAGCTAAACCTATCACAATCAATACATTAATCAATGTAAGGACAAAATTATAAATAGGTATTCTACTTCTATTGCTTAATCTCATTGGTTGATTTTTAGTTTATTGTTTTTATGATGCGTCGTTCAGAACCTCTTTTTTATCAATATCTGGGTCTTCTACAACTAAGTTTTCTAAAATGAAAGTTTGTCTGTCTGGAGTGTTTTTACCCATATAAAACTCTAACAAATCATTAATGGTACTGTCTTTACCAATGACTACTGGTTCTAGACGAATATCTTTCCCTATGAAATGTTTAAATTCATCAGGTGAAATTTCTCCTAAACCTTTGAACCTAGTAATTTCAGGGTTTTTACCCAATTCGTTTAATGCTTTCAAACGTTCCTCTTCAGAATAGCAATATCTGGTTTCCTTTTTATTTCTCACCCTGAAAAGTGGCGTTTGCAAAATATACAAATGTCCATTTTTAATTAAATCAGGGAAAAATTGTAAGAAAAACGTAATCATCAACAATCGAATGTGCATTCCGTCTACATCGGCATCGGTAGCAATGATAACATGATTATAACGCAAATCTTCTAAACTATTTTCAATATTAAGTGCAGCTTGAAGAAGGTTAAATTCCTCATTTTCATAAACAATTTTCTTGGTCAAACCATAGCAGTTCAAAGGTTTTCCTTTCAATGAAAACACCGCTTGAGTTTCTACGTCTCTTGATTTGGTAATAGAACCAGAAGCAGAATCCCCCTCAGTAATGAAAATCATGGTTTCAGATTTTCTAGAAGCTTTTTGGTCATTGTAGTGTTGTCTACAATCTCTCAGTTTTTTATTGTGAAGCGAAACTTTTTTCGCCCTTTCTCTCGCCAGTTTCTGAATTCCCGAAAGTTCTTTTCTTTCTCTTTCAGAAATGATGATTTTTCTTAAAATTGCTTCGGCAACTTCTGGATTTTTGTGTAAAAAATTATCGAGTTTATTTTTTAAGAAATCAATAATAAAAGTTCTTACAGAAGGACCATTGGGACCAATATCGTTAGAACCGAGTTTGGTTTTAGTTTGAGATTCAAAAACAGGTTCCTCTACATTAATCGAAATAGCGGCAATAATAGATTTTCTAATATCTGCTGCTTCAAAGTTTTTATTAAAAAATTCTCTTATCGTTTTTACATACGCTTCACGGAAAGCATTAAGATGCGTTCCACCTTGTGTAGTATTTTGTCCGTTCACGAAAGAGAAATAGGTTTCGGTTTGTGATTTATCAGAATGGGTAATCGCGAGTTCTATGTCTTCATCATTCAAGTGAACAATTGGATACAGAATTTCACCTTCTAATTCTTCATTCAATAAATCTTTTAAGCCATTTTCTGAGTAATAGGTTTCTCCGTTAAAGATAATTTTAAGACCCGGATTCAGATACGCGTAATTGCGAAGCATTCTTTCGATGTACTCTTTTCTGAATTTAAAATGCGTGAAAATACTGTAATCAGGAATGAAAGAAATCTCCGTTCCGTTTCTGTCTGAAGTATCGGTTTCAGGATGGTTTTCTGTTATGTTCCCTTTCGAAAACTCTGCCACTTTCATTTTTCCATCACGGAATGAGCGCACTCTAAAATAATCTGAAAGTGCATTTACCGCTTTGGTACCTACACCATTAAGACCTACAGATTTTTTGAAAGCTTTAGAATCATATTTACCACCGGTATTCATTTTAGAAACCGCATCTACTACTTTTCCTAAAGGAATACCACGACCAAAGTCTCTGATGGTTACTTTGCCTTCATCTAATTTAATTTCGATTCTTTTTCCAGATTTCATACGGAATTCATCGATAGAGTTATCAATGATTTCCTTTAACAAAATATAAATCCCATCATCTGCAGAAGAACCGTCTCCTAGTTTCCCAATATACATACCAGGACGAAGACGAATGTGTTCCTGCCAATCGAGCGTTCGTATGTTTTCTTCTGAATAATTTACCTGTAGATTCTCACTCATATATTTCCTGCTTTACCGCGTGAAAGTTAATTAAAACCAATAACTCACAAATTTAACGAAACTAAATTTATGGAAGAAATTTTGTGGAAAAGTTTTTTTTAAGCGAGAATTTATCATACATCAATGCAATAGCGTCTAAACTAAACTATATTTGTAGCTCAAATTA
Proteins encoded:
- a CDS encoding rhomboid family intramembrane serine protease, which produces MHPILLIIIAITVIISIMGFQNIQLFEKYKFNVSAIQNRKEYIRLLSAGFLHADWGHLFFNMLTLYIFAPVVLYVYGVSGFLLVYLGSIVIGNLFSLYLYKRQSWYSAIGASGGVSGILFAAVAYAPNEIEVNFLPGYIFGALYFGYSVYMMLNPRPHDNIGHAAHLGGAAFGLVYAVALEPEIAMNNAVYLLVMSLPLIYMSYQVFVKKKIG
- a CDS encoding pyridoxamine 5'-phosphate oxidase family protein, whose protein sequence is MSTQNLFQKEAIEKLKELSEKARTCMFVTELDQLPSNSRPMSLQECDDEGNLWFISSKESNKNMEIERDSRVQLYFMNNSDSEYLSVYGKAFIYDDKSTIEQKWSVFANAWFDGKDDPNVSILRIAPEDVYYWDTKAGKLVSLLSFATAIVTGNKTDNSDGVEGQISI
- a CDS encoding ligase-associated DNA damage response DEXH box helicase; translated protein: MKINKTQGYQIIQNWMNEKGQKPFSFQEETWDLYAQNFSGLVVAPTGFGKTFSVFLAVIHNFLNHPEKVRTSRDLSKLQLLWITPLRSLSKDIAKAMQTAIDEIRLDWTVGVRNGDISASEKQKQTKNMPEILVVTPESLHLLLAQKSKTKFFENLQCVAVDEWHELLSSKRGVMVELALSHLQSISKNLKIWGLTATIGNLEEALEVLVPYETPKKIVLAKEKKKIEILSVLPDELELLPWAGHMGSKMTEKILPIINQSKTTLIFTNTRNQAENWYQNLLAVNPDLAGQIAIHHSSIDFELRNWIEDNLASGYLKAVVSTSSLDLGVDFKPVDTVIQIGSSKGVARFLQRAGRSGHSPFETSKIYFVPTHSLELIEVAALKEAHKQNQIEKREPVVLAFDVLVQFLVTLAVGEGFREEEIKKQVKETFCFREMSDEEWKWILQFITVGGKSLKSYEEFQKVIIEDDIYKVKSRRIAMLHRMNLGAIVSDVMMKVKFFGGGYIGMIEEFFISRLNKGDAFILAGRVLEIVNIKEQEVQVKLSSKKRGIAASYAGGRLPMTSYLSHFLREKLDDSLSPNPKEKELKFLQPLLLDQEGVSHIPKSDEFLVELIENKYGNHLFMYPFEGRLVHEVMSALVAYRISKIFPISFTMAMNDYGFELSSDQPIPLEKKHLQQILSKENLIQDVMASINAAEMAKRKFRDIAVISGLVLQNYYGNKKKFKSIQSSSNLIFKVLEDYEPDNLLLRQAYTEVFNNQLEEVRLREAFERISSSKIVFEKTTQFTPLSFPIKVDSLRQSLSSEDLLTRIERMKTAGIPKKRNRFSR
- a CDS encoding DNA gyrase/topoisomerase IV subunit A is translated as MEGHEHKEESLKKVSGLYKDWFLDYASYVILDRAIPSIYDGFKPVQRRIMHSMRELEDGRYNKVANIVGNTMKYHPHGDASITDAMVQIGQKELLIDTQGNWGNVYTGDSAAAARYIEARLTPFALEVVFNPKTTEWSKSYDGRNNEPIDLPVKFPLLLAQGVEGIGVGLSTKIMPHNFNELLSASVAYLKGKKFELYPDFQTGGLLDVSNYNDGQRGGKLRTRARIIQKDKNTLCITELPFSKNTGDLIDSVIKANEKGKIKIKKIEDNTSDKVEINIHLANDVSPDKTIDALYAFTDCEVSISPNACVIVGDKPEFLSVSEILRRNTDHTVSLLKKELEIELHELEEKWHFASLERIFIENEIYQEIKGKNSKEEVYEAIDKALKPFIKKLMRAITVEDIIKLTELPFMRISRYDRDKAEENILALEGKMEQVKHHLANLIAYAIDYFTNIQKKYGKDKERKTELRVFDNIDATKVVLANEKFYVNREEGFIGTSLKKDEYVFDCSDIDDIITFQKDGTMKVVKVEAKTFIGKNIVHVGVFKKGDKRTVYNMIYREGKEGPYYMKRFSVTGVTRNTDYKLASDKKGSEMLYFSANPNGEAETVTVLLKPNSRVRKNKIEIDFSELAIKGRDSRGNLVTKYAVKKVDLKEEGVSTLAPRKIWFDDTVRRLNADGRGTLLGSFKGDDKILTINQNGEAKLVTFDLLNRFDDEYLILEKWKPEQPITCIYFDGEKGIYFIKRFLLENTINVQHFMPSEHPKSFVEFVGTSDGCTAEIIFPKDKSGKEKEPEIINIDEFIAVKGIKAIGNQFIKEKVKSINITIPEPLEEEVSEAEESESEEANADSEVNEIPEEGQIGDLFSIDENNE
- a CDS encoding DNA topoisomerase IV subunit B, producing MSENLQVNYSEENIRTLDWQEHIRLRPGMYIGKLGDGSSADDGIYILLKEIIDNSIDEFRMKSGKRIEIKLDEGKVTIRDFGRGIPLGKVVDAVSKMNTGGKYDSKAFKKSVGLNGVGTKAVNALSDYFRVRSFRDGKMKVAEFSKGNITENHPETDTSDRNGTEISFIPDYSIFTHFKFRKEYIERMLRNYAYLNPGLKIIFNGETYYSENGLKDLLNEELEGEILYPIVHLNDEDIELAITHSDKSQTETYFSFVNGQNTTQGGTHLNAFREAYVKTIREFFNKNFEAADIRKSIIAAISINVEEPVFESQTKTKLGSNDIGPNGPSVRTFIIDFLKNKLDNFLHKNPEVAEAILRKIIISERERKELSGIQKLARERAKKVSLHNKKLRDCRQHYNDQKASRKSETMIFITEGDSASGSITKSRDVETQAVFSLKGKPLNCYGLTKKIVYENEEFNLLQAALNIENSLEDLRYNHVIIATDADVDGMHIRLLMITFFLQFFPDLIKNGHLYILQTPLFRVRNKKETRYCYSEEERLKALNELGKNPEITRFKGLGEISPDEFKHFIGKDIRLEPVVIGKDSTINDLLEFYMGKNTPDRQTFILENLVVEDPDIDKKEVLNDAS
- a CDS encoding SpoIIAA family protein, with product MITRIKELPDNMVGFLATDEVSAKDFIDVVMPEVEKFIEEKDKLNYMLVIETDLSKFTAGAWFQDAMLGVKTLTKWNRAAIVYDSETVQNFTEVFSKIMIGEFKGFDKKDYETAVKWTSEQIDL
- the pdeM gene encoding ligase-associated DNA damage response endonuclease PdeM; the encoded protein is MISEISINFAGEQLALNQYRSIFWDKEKSLILSDLHLGKTAHFRKNGIALPNGVIEKDLENLQKLIEHYQPEKIIIVGDLFHAELNSEIEIFRKWFESFNTIKWLLVKGNHDRFSDEFGIEETEIYETETLIFSHESLDSLQKPQIGGHIHPGVSLMAQNRQKLKFPCFLVSENQIILPAFSQFTGLDTNFEKKQNSTFKKYIITAEKLIEW
- the prmC gene encoding peptide chain release factor N(5)-glutamine methyltransferase; protein product: MQFQDYFPSFSEALATIYSKEESRILYRYFLEDFQERKLVNLASEFEKVTEELKKGKPYQQILGYTEFYGNRFFVDENVLIPRPETEELLELAINKIRDSRFEIRDFKILDVGTGSGIIPITLKKHFPDTEVFAMDISEKALEIAQKNADFHQTEIKFLKADYLNTNLTEKYDVIISNPPYIGIDENTEIEDSVKGFEPNIALFSPTSDALIFYRKIAKDCENHLNKNGLFFLEINQKLGKETLELFKNFSESKLVKDLSGNDRFVMGRK